GCGGGCCTCGCTCATCGACCGGGCCTGCGAGGACATCAAGGCCGGCAGGCTCCATGACCAGTTCGTCGTGGACGTCATGCAGGGCGGGGCCGGCACCTCCACGAACATGAACTTCAACGAGGTCATCGCCAACCGGGGCCTGGAGCTGGCCGGCCACCCCAAGGGCCACTACCAGCACCTGGACCCCAATGACCACGTGAACCGGAGCCAGAGCACGAACGACACCTACCCGACGGCGCTCAAGGTCGGGTTGATGCTGTCCCTCGAGCGGCTGCTGACGGAGCTGCTGCTCCTGGAGCAGGCGTTCCGCGACAAGGGGCAGGAGTTCGCGGGCATCGTGAAGATTGGACGGACACAGCTTCAGGACGCCGTGCCCATGACGCTCCAGCAGGAGTTCGAAGGCTTCGCCGTCACGCTGTCCGAGGAGCACGCGAGCCTGAGGGACGTCGCACGCCACCTGGGGGAGATCAACCTGGGGGCGACGGCGATTGGAACGGGCATCGCCGCGGACCCGCGCTTCGCGGAGGCCGCGCGGGCGCACCTGGCGGACATCACCGGGCGCCCCATCGTCACCGCGCCGGACCTGATTGAGGCGACCACCGACGTGGGCGTCTTCATGGAGGTGTCCGGCACCCTCAAGCGCACCGCGATGAAGCTGTCGAAGATCTGCAACGACCTGCGGCTGCTCGGCTCCGGCCCGCAGGCGGGCTTCAACGAAATCAACCTCCCGCCCATGCAGGCGGGCTCCAGCATCATGCCGGGCAAGGTGAACCCGGTCATTCCGGAGGTCGTGAACGAAGTGGCGTTCGTGGTCGCCGGGGGAGACGTGACGCTCACCATGGCCGCCGAGGCGGGGCAGCTCCAGCTCAACGCCTTCGGGCCGGTCATGGCCCACGTGCTGTTCGAAAACCTCAAGTACATGACCGCCGCCATGGCGACCCTGCGCGTGAACTGCGTGCGGGGCATCACCGCCAACAAGGAGCGGCTCGCGCGCCAGGTCGAGTCCTTCGTGGGCGTCATCACCGCCCTCATGCCGCACATCGGCTACGCGCCCGCGGCACGGCTGGCGAGGGAGGCCCTGGCCACGAACGCCAGCATCGCGGACCTGGTGGTGTCCGCCGGGCTCCTGACGCGCGAGCAGCTGGACGAGCTGCTCTCTCCGGAGCGGTTGACCCGGGGCCATGGGGTGGAGGCCGGGGACGAAGAGGGGATGCACTAGGAGACCCCTTCCGCGCGAGGTCCGCATGTTCATCCGCCGCCTGCGCAGGTTCCTCCGCGAGCCCTACTGGCTGGTCCTGGGCGGCATCATCGCCGTGGGCGTGGTGTCGGGCATCGCGCTCGCCCGCGTGGAGACGGACACCGCCTGGGGCGTGTTCGGGCATGCGTGGCCGGGCGACCTGGACGACACCCGGGGCGCGCTGGGGACGCTGCTCGGGTTCGAAATCACCGTGCTCACCATCGTGCTGTCCCTGAACGCGCCGGTCATCCAATCCGCCGCGAATCAGTACTCACCCCGGCTGGTTCCCATCTACCTGAAGAACGCGCCGCTGCGCCGGGCCCTGCCGTTCTTCGCCCTCTCCAGCAGCTTCATCCTCGCGGCCATCCGGGAGCTGGGCATCATCGAGGACCACGGCGTCAGGCCCCGGCCCGTGCTGTCCGTGGCCATCTTCCTGGTGCTGGTGGCGCTCTGCCTGCTCATCCTCTTCCTGGTCCGCACCTTCCGCTTCCTGCGGGTGGAGCGCGTGCTCGGGCTGGTGCAGGACCTGATTGTTGCCGCCACGGAGCGGCGCATCCAGGCCCGACTGAAGCGGCTTCCGCTGGACCCCACGGTGGCCCTGCGGCTGCCGGCGGATGCCACCTCGCTCCTGGCGGCGACGTCGGGCTACCTCGCGGACGTCGACCTCCAGGACCTCACGCGGCTCGCCCGGCACTGGGGCGTGCGGGTCCGCGTCTGCATCACCGTGGGCGAATACATCGACCAGACGGACGTCATCGGCTGGGTGGTGGCGGACGGAGGGGGCGCCGTGGAGGCCCACGTGCTCCACGAGCTCGCCGCCACGTTGAGCATCCAGTCGGCGCGCGAGCCCGACTGCGACCCCGCGCTGGGGCTGCGCATCCTCGTCGACGTCGCGAACCGGGCCCTGTCCTCGTCCGCGAACGACCCGTACACGGCGCGGCAGGCGCTCCATCAGATCCGCTCCGTGATGCGCCGGCTGGCGGGCCTGCCCCTGGGGGACTGGAACGTCGTGGACCCGGATGGCCGGGCGCGCGTGTCACTGGTGGCCATGCGGCTGCGCGACTACCTCTTCCTCGCCGTGGATGGCCCGCTCCATTACGCGGGGGGCGACCCGGAGGTGCTGGAGGAGGTGCTCCAGATTGCCCTCACCGTGGGCCTGCTCGCGCGCGACGCGCAGGACCGCGCCGCGGCACACGCGCTGCTCGCACGCGTGCTCGCGGACGTCCAGGGCTCCACGGAGAAGGACCGCTTCCACCGCCTGCTCGCCCAGGCGGAGCGCGTCCAGGCCTCCTTCCAGGGCGAGCGCCGGACCCGCGTCGAACGGGGACGCGCGGACTGGCTGCCGGACTGAATGCTCCGGCTTTCAGTGGCGGGTTTCGCGGGTGGGTTGGAAGCCCATGACGAAGTCGATGAGCAGGCGCGTGCCGTAGCCCGTCGCGCCCTTGCTGCGCCACGCGTTGTCGCGCTCGGCCCGCGCGGTGCCCGCCATGTCGATGTGCGCCCAGGGCAGCCCGGCCACGAACTCCTCCAGGAAGAGGCCCGCGGTGATGGCTCCGGCGTTGTCGCCGCCCACGTTCTTCATGTCCGCCACCTCCGACTCCAGCTCCTGCCGCAGGCGCCGGTCCAGCGGGAGCTGCCACACGGTGTCTCCGGTGCGCTCCCCCGACGCCTTCACCTGCTCCACCAGGGATTGGTCGTTGCCCATGACCCCCGCGCTCAGCACGCCCAGCGCGCGCTGACACGCCCCGGTGAGCGTGGCGATGTCCACGATGGCGTCGGGCTTCGGCGACTGCTCGGTGGCCAGGACGAGCGCGTCCGACATCACCAGGCGGCCCTCCGCGTCGGTGTTGATGACCTCCACCGTCTTGCCGCCGCGCACCGTCAGCACGTCTCCCAGCTTCATGGCGGTGCCGGAGGGCATGTTGTCGGTGCACATCAGGTACGCCGTCACCTCCGTCCTGCAGCCCAGGGACTTCAGCGTCGTCATGGCCGCGAGGATGGCGCCCGCGCCGGACATGTCGCCCTTCATGGTGGCGTGGACCAGGTCGTTGGGCTTCAGGCCCAGGCCGCCCGAGTCGAACATGATGCCCTTGCCGACCAGCGAGATGCGGCCCAGGGGCTGGACGGCTTCGCCCCGGCTGCCCCGGGGCGTGTACGTCAGCTTGATCATCCGCGGCGGCTCCGCGCTGCCGGCGTTGACGCCCAGCAGGCCTCCACAGCCGAGCCGGGCCAGGGCCTCGCCGTCGAAGATCTCGACCTCCAGGCCGCAGCGTTTGGCCAGGGACTCGGCCACCTCCGCCAGCCGTGCGGCGGTCAGCAGGGTGGCGGGGGAGTTGGCGAGGTCGCGCGCGAACGCCGTGGCGCGGGAGTGGATGCCTCCGCGCACCATG
This DNA window, taken from Corallococcus coralloides DSM 2259, encodes the following:
- a CDS encoding aspartate ammonia-lyase; its protein translation is MADPRAEETFQKSIHTLTPDGASPRTETDGLGSRQLPAGAYWGINVSRALDNFAISGRPISVYPDLLFGYACVKQAAARANAELGVLDATRASLIDRACEDIKAGRLHDQFVVDVMQGGAGTSTNMNFNEVIANRGLELAGHPKGHYQHLDPNDHVNRSQSTNDTYPTALKVGLMLSLERLLTELLLLEQAFRDKGQEFAGIVKIGRTQLQDAVPMTLQQEFEGFAVTLSEEHASLRDVARHLGEINLGATAIGTGIAADPRFAEAARAHLADITGRPIVTAPDLIEATTDVGVFMEVSGTLKRTAMKLSKICNDLRLLGSGPQAGFNEINLPPMQAGSSIMPGKVNPVIPEVVNEVAFVVAGGDVTLTMAAEAGQLQLNAFGPVMAHVLFENLKYMTAAMATLRVNCVRGITANKERLARQVESFVGVITALMPHIGYAPAARLAREALATNASIADLVVSAGLLTREQLDELLSPERLTRGHGVEAGDEEGMH
- a CDS encoding DUF2254 domain-containing protein — translated: MFIRRLRRFLREPYWLVLGGIIAVGVVSGIALARVETDTAWGVFGHAWPGDLDDTRGALGTLLGFEITVLTIVLSLNAPVIQSAANQYSPRLVPIYLKNAPLRRALPFFALSSSFILAAIRELGIIEDHGVRPRPVLSVAIFLVLVALCLLILFLVRTFRFLRVERVLGLVQDLIVAATERRIQARLKRLPLDPTVALRLPADATSLLAATSGYLADVDLQDLTRLARHWGVRVRVCITVGEYIDQTDVIGWVVADGGGAVEAHVLHELAATLSIQSAREPDCDPALGLRILVDVANRALSSSANDPYTARQALHQIRSVMRRLAGLPLGDWNVVDPDGRARVSLVAMRLRDYLFLAVDGPLHYAGGDPEVLEEVLQIALTVGLLARDAQDRAAAHALLARVLADVQGSTEKDRFHRLLAQAERVQASFQGERRTRVERGRADWLPD
- a CDS encoding leucyl aminopeptidase yields the protein MLTSFHSRAQAEFHPAPSIESPEETKLAVAATVPTDVGCVGTFVGADEEVKAPGLDRAVLKAAGFEGKAGQTLLIPRKEGPPLVAVGLGARAQLDAGKLRDAAAAFARTVGQQKRVALQVPDTGSVPVDLAAQALTEGVLLARYRYRPYKRHSEQEPPLENLTLVPGSGNTEEVEQGMVRGGIHSRATAFARDLANSPATLLTAARLAEVAESLAKRCGLEVEIFDGEALARLGCGGLLGVNAGSAEPPRMIKLTYTPRGSRGEAVQPLGRISLVGKGIMFDSGGLGLKPNDLVHATMKGDMSGAGAILAAMTTLKSLGCRTEVTAYLMCTDNMPSGTAMKLGDVLTVRGGKTVEVINTDAEGRLVMSDALVLATEQSPKPDAIVDIATLTGACQRALGVLSAGVMGNDQSLVEQVKASGERTGDTVWQLPLDRRLRQELESEVADMKNVGGDNAGAITAGLFLEEFVAGLPWAHIDMAGTARAERDNAWRSKGATGYGTRLLIDFVMGFQPTRETRH